The Candidatus Mycolicibacterium alkanivorans genome contains a region encoding:
- a CDS encoding S9 family peptidase, with the protein MIPPVPKRVESHRVHHDDVFVDPYEWLRDKSDPEVIAHLEAENDYADQATAHLEPLRQKIFDEIKSRTKETDLSVPTRRGDWWYYGRSFEGKQYGAHCRCSVADPDDWNPPVFDDHTDIPGEQVLLDENAEADGHDFFALGASSVSLDGNLLAYSVDVVGDERYTLRFKDLRTGELYPDEIAGIASGVTWAADNATVYYTTVDDAWRPDTVWRHRLGSEQPDEKVFHEPDERFWIGVGRTRSNKYVIIAAGSAITSEVRFADAADPAATFNTILPRRDGVEYSVEHAVVGGQDRFLILHNDGAVNFTLVEAPVEDPTAQRTLIEPRDDVRLDGADAFADHLVVSYRREALPRIQLWPIDGDGYRTPEEIAFDSELTSAGLAGNPNWSSPKMRVGTTSFITPLRIYDLDLGTGERTLLREQPVLGGYRREDYVERRDWALAEDGTRIPISLVYRAGIEMPAPTVLYGYGAYESSEDPRFSVARLSLLDRGMVFAIAHIRGGGEMGRLWYERGKLLEKRNTFTDFIAVAQHLVDTGLTRPQNLVALGGSAGGLLMGTVANLAPHLFAGILAQVPFVDPLTTILDPSLPLTVTEWDEWGNPLENKDVYFYMKSYSPYENVEAKDYPAILAMTSLNDTRVLYVEPAKWVAALRHVKTDGHPVLLKTQMAAGHGGISGRYERWKEAAFQYSWLLATADPEHYGKPAAG; encoded by the coding sequence ATGATTCCACCCGTCCCCAAGCGCGTCGAGAGCCACCGCGTCCACCATGACGACGTGTTCGTCGACCCCTACGAATGGTTGCGCGACAAGTCCGACCCGGAGGTCATCGCCCACCTGGAGGCCGAGAACGACTACGCCGACCAGGCGACCGCCCATCTGGAACCATTGCGGCAGAAGATCTTCGACGAGATCAAGTCGCGCACCAAGGAGACCGACTTGTCGGTGCCGACGCGGCGAGGCGACTGGTGGTACTACGGGCGCAGCTTCGAGGGCAAGCAGTACGGGGCGCACTGCCGCTGCTCGGTCGCCGACCCCGACGACTGGAACCCGCCGGTGTTCGACGATCACACCGACATCCCCGGCGAGCAGGTGCTGCTCGACGAGAATGCCGAAGCGGACGGCCACGACTTCTTCGCACTGGGCGCCAGCAGCGTCAGCCTGGACGGCAACCTGCTCGCGTACTCCGTTGACGTGGTCGGCGATGAGCGCTACACGCTGCGGTTCAAGGACTTACGTACCGGCGAGCTGTATCCGGACGAGATCGCCGGCATCGCCTCCGGCGTGACGTGGGCGGCCGACAACGCGACGGTGTACTACACGACGGTCGACGACGCGTGGCGCCCGGACACCGTGTGGCGCCACCGGCTGGGCTCAGAACAGCCCGACGAGAAGGTGTTCCACGAACCCGACGAACGGTTCTGGATCGGTGTTGGACGCACGCGCAGCAACAAGTACGTCATCATTGCGGCGGGCTCGGCGATCACCTCCGAGGTGCGCTTCGCCGACGCAGCCGACCCCGCTGCCACCTTCAACACGATCCTGCCGCGCCGCGACGGCGTGGAGTATTCGGTGGAGCACGCCGTCGTGGGCGGGCAGGACCGCTTTCTCATCCTGCACAACGACGGCGCGGTGAACTTCACCTTGGTCGAGGCACCGGTCGAGGACCCGACCGCCCAGCGGACGCTCATCGAGCCCCGAGACGATGTCCGCCTCGACGGTGCCGACGCGTTCGCTGATCATCTGGTCGTCAGCTACCGGCGAGAAGCGTTGCCGCGCATCCAGTTGTGGCCCATCGACGGTGACGGCTACCGGACCCCGGAGGAGATCGCCTTCGACTCCGAGCTGACCTCGGCGGGTCTGGCCGGCAACCCGAACTGGTCCTCGCCCAAGATGCGGGTCGGAACCACGTCGTTCATCACCCCGCTGCGGATCTACGACCTGGACCTCGGCACCGGCGAGCGCACCCTGTTGCGTGAGCAGCCCGTCCTGGGCGGCTACCGCCGCGAGGACTACGTCGAGCGTCGCGACTGGGCACTAGCCGAGGACGGCACCCGCATCCCGATCTCCCTGGTGTACCGCGCCGGGATCGAGATGCCCGCCCCCACAGTGCTGTACGGCTACGGCGCCTACGAGTCCTCCGAGGACCCGCGGTTCTCGGTGGCCAGGCTGTCGCTGCTGGACCGCGGCATGGTGTTCGCGATCGCGCACATCCGTGGCGGCGGTGAGATGGGCCGGTTGTGGTACGAGCGCGGCAAGCTGCTGGAGAAGCGCAACACCTTCACCGACTTCATCGCCGTCGCGCAGCATCTGGTCGACACCGGACTGACCCGGCCGCAGAACCTGGTCGCACTCGGCGGCAGCGCCGGTGGCCTGCTGATGGGCACGGTGGCCAACCTCGCTCCGCATCTGTTCGCCGGGATCCTGGCCCAGGTTCCGTTCGTGGATCCGCTGACGACCATCCTCGATCCGTCGCTGCCGCTGACGGTGACGGAGTGGGACGAGTGGGGAAACCCGTTGGAGAACAAGGACGTCTACTTCTATATGAAGTCCTACTCACCGTATGAGAACGTCGAGGCCAAAGACTACCCGGCCATCCTGGCGATGACCTCGCTCAACGACACCAGGGTGCTCTACGTCGAGCCCGCGAAATGGGTTGCGGCACTGCGGCACGTCAAGACCGACGGGCATCCCGTCCTGCTCAAGACGCAGATGGCCGCGGGCCACGGCGGGATCAGCGGGCGCTACGAGCGGTGGAAGGAGGCCGCGTTCCAGTACTCGTGGCTACTGGCGACCGCCGACCCCGAGCACTACGGGAAGCCGGCCGCGGGCTAA
- a CDS encoding DUF2334 domain-containing protein, whose amino-acid sequence MAGELIVSVSGIRDRTLADIDDFCRMLDARGVPVSLLVAPRLKNSYRLESDPATVDWVSARRSGGDAVVLHGYDEAATKRLRGEFATLPAHEANLRLMGADRVLEHVGLRTRLFAAPGWTVSAGTVTALPRNGFRLLAGLYGITDLVQRTTVRGRVLGIGEGFLTEPWWCRTLVLSAERTARRGGVVRVAVAARQLRKPGPRQAMLDVVDLALLHGCIPAVYRWGPDPARPASSAA is encoded by the coding sequence GTGGCTGGAGAGCTCATCGTCTCGGTATCCGGCATACGCGACCGGACACTGGCCGACATCGACGACTTCTGCCGGATGCTCGACGCGCGCGGCGTTCCGGTGTCGTTGTTGGTGGCTCCGAGGCTCAAGAACAGCTACCGGCTGGAGAGCGATCCCGCCACCGTCGACTGGGTGAGCGCGCGCCGCTCCGGTGGTGACGCGGTGGTGCTGCACGGTTACGACGAAGCGGCCACGAAGCGGCTGCGCGGTGAGTTCGCGACATTGCCCGCGCACGAGGCCAACCTGCGGCTGATGGGCGCCGACCGCGTTCTCGAACACGTCGGCCTGCGGACGCGGTTGTTCGCCGCGCCCGGCTGGACAGTGTCGGCTGGGACGGTGACGGCGTTGCCACGCAACGGTTTCCGGTTGCTGGCGGGCTTGTACGGCATCACCGATCTGGTGCAGCGCACGACCGTTCGCGGCCGCGTCCTCGGCATCGGTGAAGGATTCCTCACCGAGCCGTGGTGGTGCCGGACACTGGTGCTGTCCGCGGAGCGCACGGCCCGACGTGGTGGCGTGGTACGGGTGGCGGTTGCCGCCAGGCAGTTGCGCAAGCCGGGTCCGCGGCAGGCCATGCTGGACGTCGTCGACCTCGCGCTGCTGCACGGCTGCATCCCGGCGGTGTATCGGTGGGGGCCCGACCCCGCTCGGCCCGCATCGTCAGCGGCCTGA
- a CDS encoding SDR family oxidoreductase — MSTADLNNLFGLSGKTALVTGGTRGIGMMIARGLLQAGARVIVSSRKADACERAVEQLSEFGEVLGIPADVSRREECSRLAAEVLADDDELHILVNNAGATWGEPLESFPASAWDKVLDLNVKSPFWMVQELLPGLRKAGTHDDPARIINIGSIDGIQVPALPIYSYSASKAALHQLTRVLAKELGPQHITVNAVAPGPFPSKMMAATLDAFGDAIAASTPMRRIGRDDDMAGVAIFLAGRAGSYVNGAIIPVDGGIVVSATGSGR, encoded by the coding sequence GTGAGCACAGCAGATCTGAACAACCTGTTCGGCTTGTCGGGAAAGACCGCCCTGGTGACCGGTGGCACCCGCGGCATCGGCATGATGATTGCGCGCGGCCTGCTGCAGGCGGGCGCCCGGGTGATCGTCAGCTCCCGCAAGGCTGATGCGTGCGAGCGGGCCGTCGAGCAGCTGTCGGAGTTCGGTGAAGTACTCGGCATTCCGGCAGACGTGTCCCGCCGGGAGGAGTGCAGCCGGCTGGCGGCCGAGGTGCTTGCCGACGACGACGAGTTGCACATCCTGGTCAACAACGCCGGCGCGACGTGGGGTGAACCGCTGGAGAGTTTCCCGGCCTCCGCGTGGGACAAGGTGCTCGACCTCAACGTCAAGTCGCCGTTCTGGATGGTCCAGGAATTGCTGCCCGGGTTGCGCAAGGCGGGCACCCACGACGACCCGGCCCGGATCATCAACATCGGCAGCATCGACGGAATCCAGGTTCCGGCTCTGCCGATCTACTCCTATTCGGCCAGCAAGGCCGCCCTGCACCAGCTGACCCGGGTGCTGGCCAAAGAGCTTGGTCCACAACACATCACGGTCAACGCGGTGGCACCTGGCCCGTTCCCGTCGAAGATGATGGCGGCCACGCTGGACGCCTTCGGGGACGCCATCGCCGCGTCGACACCGATGCGCCGCATCGGGCGCGACGACGACATGGCCGGTGTCGCGATCTTCCTCGCCGGCCGGGCCGGTTCGTATGTGAACGGGGCGATCATCCCGGTCGACGGCGGGATCGTGGTATCGGCGACGGGTTCAGGCCGCTGA
- a CDS encoding M18 family aminopeptidase — MSTGASAHGLCEFIDASPSPFHVCQTVARRLSAAGYTELVETDRWPDRKGNFFTVRAASLVAWNSSEDPRRPFRIIGGHTDSPNLRVKQHPDRVVAGWQVVALEPYGGAWLNSWLDRDLGISGRLSVRDPDADGGVSHRLVLIDEPILRVPQLAIHLAEDRAALTLDPQRHVNAVWGLGDAPRSFLDYASEWAGVAPADLLSADLMTHDLTPSALVGVDGEFVSAPRLDNQGTCYAGLEAFLVAEPRDYLPVLALFDHEEVGSTSDHGAQSDLLLTALERIVLAAGGDREDFLRRLTASTVASGDMAHATHPNYPDRHEPGHLIAVNGGPVLKVQPNLRYATDGRTAAAFELACRQAGVPLQRYEHRADLPCGSTIGPMTSARTGIPTVDVGAAQLAMHCARELMGAADVASYAAALHAFLSPP; from the coding sequence ATGTCGACCGGGGCCAGTGCGCACGGGTTGTGCGAATTCATCGACGCGTCGCCGTCGCCGTTCCACGTCTGCCAGACGGTGGCGCGGCGACTGAGCGCAGCCGGCTACACCGAATTGGTCGAAACCGATCGCTGGCCCGACCGCAAGGGCAACTTCTTCACCGTGCGGGCCGCCTCGCTGGTGGCCTGGAACAGCAGCGAGGATCCCCGGCGGCCGTTTCGCATCATCGGCGGACACACCGACAGCCCCAACCTGCGCGTCAAGCAGCATCCCGACCGGGTGGTGGCCGGCTGGCAGGTGGTCGCGCTCGAGCCCTACGGCGGCGCCTGGCTCAACTCGTGGCTGGACCGCGACCTCGGGATCAGCGGACGGCTCTCGGTCCGCGACCCGGACGCCGACGGCGGCGTCTCGCACCGGCTGGTCCTGATCGACGAGCCGATCCTGCGGGTGCCCCAGCTGGCCATCCACCTCGCAGAGGACCGCGCGGCGCTCACACTCGATCCGCAGCGCCACGTCAACGCGGTGTGGGGGCTGGGCGACGCGCCCCGGTCGTTCCTTGACTACGCCTCCGAGTGGGCCGGTGTGGCGCCCGCCGACCTGCTCTCGGCCGACCTGATGACCCACGACCTGACCCCATCGGCGCTCGTCGGCGTCGACGGCGAGTTCGTCAGCGCACCGCGGCTGGACAACCAGGGCACCTGCTACGCCGGACTTGAGGCCTTCCTGGTCGCCGAACCCCGCGACTACCTGCCGGTGCTGGCGCTGTTCGACCACGAGGAGGTCGGCTCGACCTCCGACCACGGCGCGCAGTCCGACCTGCTATTGACCGCGCTCGAGCGCATCGTGCTCGCGGCCGGCGGCGACCGGGAGGACTTCCTGCGCCGCCTGACCGCCTCGACGGTGGCCTCGGGTGACATGGCGCACGCCACCCACCCGAACTACCCGGACCGTCATGAGCCCGGTCACCTGATCGCGGTCAACGGCGGACCGGTGCTCAAGGTGCAGCCCAATCTGCGCTACGCCACCGACGGGCGCACCGCGGCGGCCTTCGAGCTGGCCTGCCGGCAGGCCGGGGTGCCGTTGCAGCGCTACGAACACCGCGCCGACCTGCCGTGCGGATCGACGATCGGACCGATGACCTCGGCCCGCACCGGTATCCCCACCGTGGACGTCGGGGCCGCCCAGTTGGCGATGCACTGCGCCCGCGAGCTCATGGGCGCCGCCGACGTCGCGTCGTATGCGGCCGCGTTGCACGCGTTCCTGTCGCCGCCGTAG
- the purS gene encoding phosphoribosylformylglycinamidine synthase subunit PurS yields the protein MPRVVVNVMPKAEILDPQGQAIAGALGRLGHAGISDVRQGKRFELEVDDSVSDEQLAEIAESLLANTVIEDWSVTRDPA from the coding sequence GTGCCCCGAGTGGTTGTCAACGTGATGCCGAAAGCCGAGATTCTCGACCCACAGGGTCAGGCCATCGCCGGCGCGCTGGGCCGGCTCGGGCATGCCGGTATCTCAGATGTGCGGCAGGGCAAGCGATTCGAACTGGAAGTCGACGACTCGGTCAGCGACGAACAGCTGGCTGAGATCGCCGAGTCGCTGCTGGCCAATACCGTGATCGAGGACTGGTCGGTCACCCGGGACCCGGCGTGA
- a CDS encoding MBL fold metallo-hydrolase, with product MELTHFGHSCLLAELGGATLLFDPGNFSHGFEGVTGLSAILITHQHPDHADRERLPALVEANPDAALYADPATAAELGGPWRAVHVGDEFTVGGLTIRGVGGRHAVIHPEIPVIDNISFLVGDAEHPARLMHPGDALFVPGEPVEVLATPAAAPWMKISEAIEYLRAVAPEHAVPIHQGVVAPEARGIYYGRLTEMTDTDFRVLPEENSVRF from the coding sequence ATGGAACTGACGCATTTCGGGCATTCATGCCTTCTCGCCGAACTCGGTGGCGCCACCCTGCTGTTCGATCCCGGCAACTTCTCCCACGGCTTCGAGGGCGTGACCGGCCTGTCGGCGATCCTGATCACCCACCAGCACCCCGACCACGCCGACCGGGAACGGCTCCCGGCGCTGGTCGAAGCCAACCCGGATGCCGCGCTGTACGCCGACCCGGCGACCGCCGCCGAACTCGGCGGCCCGTGGCGTGCGGTGCACGTCGGCGACGAGTTCACCGTCGGCGGGCTGACCATTCGCGGCGTCGGCGGCCGCCATGCCGTCATCCACCCGGAGATCCCGGTGATCGACAACATCTCCTTTCTGGTCGGCGACGCAGAGCATCCGGCCCGGCTGATGCATCCCGGCGACGCGTTGTTCGTCCCCGGCGAGCCGGTCGAGGTGCTCGCCACTCCGGCGGCAGCGCCGTGGATGAAGATCTCCGAGGCGATCGAGTATCTGCGCGCCGTGGCACCCGAGCACGCGGTGCCGATCCATCAGGGCGTTGTCGCTCCGGAGGCTCGCGGCATCTACTACGGTCGACTCACGGAGATGACCGACACCGACTTCCGCGTGCTGCCCGAGGAGAATTCGGTGCGATTCTGA
- the purQ gene encoding phosphoribosylformylglycinamidine synthase subunit PurQ: protein MSARVGVITFPGTLDDVDAARAVRIAGAEAVSLWHADADLKGVDAVVVPGGFSYGDYLRCGAIAKFAPVMGEVIAAAGRGMPVLGICNGFQVLCEAGLLPGALTRNAGLHFVCRDVWLKVDSIATAWTSRYEWGAELLVPLKSGEGRYVASEAVLDELEGEGRVVFRYADNPNGSMRDIAGISSANGRVVGLMPHPEHATEPLTGPSDDGLGMFYSALDAVPV from the coding sequence GTGAGCGCCCGCGTCGGGGTCATCACCTTCCCGGGCACTCTCGACGACGTCGACGCCGCCCGCGCGGTCCGGATCGCCGGTGCCGAGGCGGTCAGCCTGTGGCATGCCGACGCCGACCTCAAGGGTGTCGACGCCGTCGTCGTTCCAGGCGGTTTCTCCTACGGCGACTACCTGCGCTGCGGGGCCATCGCCAAGTTCGCGCCCGTCATGGGCGAGGTGATCGCCGCCGCCGGGCGCGGCATGCCGGTGCTCGGCATCTGCAACGGCTTCCAGGTGCTGTGCGAGGCGGGCCTGCTGCCCGGCGCGCTGACCCGCAATGCCGGTCTGCACTTCGTCTGCCGTGACGTGTGGCTCAAGGTCGACTCCATCGCGACGGCGTGGACTTCGCGCTACGAGTGGGGCGCCGAACTGCTGGTGCCGTTGAAATCGGGCGAGGGTCGCTATGTGGCCAGCGAGGCCGTGCTCGACGAACTCGAAGGGGAAGGGCGCGTGGTCTTCCGCTACGCCGACAACCCCAACGGATCGATGCGCGACATCGCCGGCATCAGTTCGGCGAACGGCCGCGTGGTCGGTCTGATGCCGCACCCCGAGCACGCCACCGAACCGCTCACCGGGCCGTCCGATGACGGGCTGGGGATGTTCTACAGCGCCTTGGACGCCGTCCCGGTCTGA
- a CDS encoding phosphoribosylaminoimidazolesuccinocarboxamide synthase: MRPALSDYRHLASGKVREIYRIDEEHLLFVASDRISAFDYILDSLIPDKGRILTAMSVFFFDYIDAPNHLAGPPDDPRIPGEVLGRALVVRQLDMMPVECVARGYLTGSGLLDYQRTGAVCGIALPPGLGEASKFESPLFTPATKADFGEHDENISFDRVVELVGAVRANQLRERTLQIYIQAADHALTKGIIIADTKFEFGLDADDRVVLADEVFTPDSSRYWPADTYTEGVVQPSFDKQFVRNWLTGPESGWDRCGTAPPPPLPDDIVEATRARYIEAYERISGLSFADWIGPAA, encoded by the coding sequence ATGCGCCCCGCTCTGAGCGACTACCGGCATCTGGCCAGTGGCAAGGTCCGCGAGATCTACCGCATCGACGAGGAACACCTGCTCTTCGTCGCCAGCGACCGGATCTCGGCGTTCGACTACATTCTGGACAGCCTGATCCCGGACAAGGGCCGGATCCTGACGGCCATGAGCGTCTTCTTCTTCGACTACATCGACGCCCCCAACCACCTGGCCGGACCGCCCGACGACCCGCGGATCCCGGGCGAGGTCCTCGGCCGGGCGCTGGTGGTGCGGCAACTGGACATGATGCCAGTCGAGTGCGTCGCCCGCGGCTACCTGACCGGGTCCGGCTTGCTGGACTATCAGCGCACCGGGGCGGTGTGCGGCATCGCCCTGCCGCCCGGTCTGGGAGAGGCCAGCAAGTTCGAGAGCCCGCTGTTCACCCCGGCGACCAAGGCGGACTTCGGCGAGCACGACGAGAACATCTCGTTCGACCGCGTCGTCGAACTGGTCGGTGCCGTGCGCGCCAACCAGTTGCGGGAGCGCACGCTACAGATCTACATCCAAGCCGCCGACCATGCGCTGACGAAAGGCATCATCATCGCCGACACCAAGTTCGAGTTCGGCCTCGACGCCGACGACCGGGTCGTGCTGGCCGACGAGGTCTTCACCCCCGATTCGTCGCGGTACTGGCCGGCCGACACCTACACCGAAGGCGTCGTACAACCCAGCTTCGACAAGCAGTTCGTCCGCAACTGGCTCACCGGTCCCGAGTCGGGGTGGGACCGTTGCGGGACCGCACCGCCACCACCGCTGCCCGACGACATTGTCGAAGCCACCCGCGCCCGCTACATCGAAGCCTACGAACGGATTTCGGGCTTGTCGTTCGCCGACTGGATTGGACCCGCCGCATGA
- a CDS encoding ATPase, whose amino-acid sequence MRMVLAVVLAACGLAIAAPAAAEPEACPPTCDRIPDSAWIAPWGIPLNSRYGWPRLPGLSVTASTPRFRFEELCASPPVAQDPRSYAVAEKAVVVNPDGQWQLQAQVLHWRGETWRGGQLTEDVFNTAVAALRACQRTNPSASPSLTTVEPDRMAAVVSGPVILHQYLVANPANSTVTELALWSTAPPRTAWPSPADDAVLDALGAPLCTAYVGSCP is encoded by the coding sequence ATGCGGATGGTCCTGGCGGTGGTGCTGGCGGCCTGCGGGCTGGCCATCGCTGCGCCCGCTGCCGCAGAACCGGAGGCGTGCCCGCCGACATGTGACCGCATTCCCGACTCGGCCTGGATCGCGCCGTGGGGGATACCGCTGAACTCCCGCTACGGCTGGCCGCGTCTTCCCGGTCTGTCGGTCACAGCCAGCACGCCCCGGTTCCGGTTCGAGGAACTGTGCGCCAGCCCGCCGGTGGCCCAGGACCCGCGTTCCTATGCCGTCGCCGAGAAGGCGGTGGTTGTCAATCCGGACGGGCAGTGGCAGCTGCAGGCCCAGGTGCTGCACTGGCGTGGTGAGACGTGGCGGGGCGGTCAACTGACCGAGGACGTCTTCAACACCGCCGTCGCCGCACTGCGCGCCTGCCAGCGCACCAACCCATCCGCCTCGCCGTCGCTGACCACCGTCGAGCCCGACCGGATGGCCGCCGTGGTCAGCGGGCCGGTGATCCTGCACCAGTACCTGGTGGCCAACCCGGCCAACAGCACGGTCACCGAGCTGGCGCTGTGGTCGACGGCACCGCCGCGGACGGCGTGGCCGTCACCGGCCGACGACGCAGTGCTCGACGCGCTCGGCGCTCCGCTGTGCACGGCCTATGTCGGGTCGTGTCCGTAG
- a CDS encoding Dyp-type peroxidase — protein sequence MPSPLPQPVLAPLTPAAIFLVATIDEGGEAAVHDALPGLAGLVRAVGFRDPSKHLSMVTSIGSDAWDRLFSGPRPAELHPFVELHGARHHAPATPGDLLFHIRAEVLDVCFELAGQVAKSMAGAITVVDEVHGFKFFDNRDLLGFVDGTENPDGPIALSASQIGDEDPVFAGGCYVHVQKYVHAMASWEALSVTEQERVIGRTKLEDIELADDVKPANSHVALNVIEDAEGNELKIVRANMPFGEVGKGEYGTYYIGYSRSPTVTEKMLENMFIGDPPGNTDRILEFSTALTGCLFFTPTVDFLNNPPPLPGTEAATAPPAPTTSPDGSLAIGSLKGRS from the coding sequence GTGCCCTCACCACTACCGCAACCGGTACTGGCGCCGTTGACTCCGGCGGCCATCTTCCTGGTGGCCACCATCGACGAGGGCGGTGAAGCCGCCGTGCATGACGCGCTGCCGGGCCTCGCGGGCCTGGTCCGGGCGGTCGGCTTCCGCGACCCGTCCAAGCACCTGTCGATGGTGACGTCGATCGGCTCCGACGCCTGGGACCGGTTGTTCTCCGGTCCGCGGCCCGCCGAGTTGCATCCGTTCGTCGAGCTGCACGGCGCCCGCCATCACGCCCCGGCGACCCCGGGGGATCTGCTGTTCCACATCCGCGCCGAGGTGCTCGACGTCTGCTTCGAGCTAGCCGGTCAGGTGGCCAAGTCGATGGCCGGGGCGATCACCGTCGTCGATGAGGTGCACGGCTTCAAGTTCTTCGACAACCGCGATCTGCTCGGCTTCGTCGACGGCACCGAGAACCCGGACGGCCCGATTGCGTTGAGCGCCAGCCAGATCGGCGACGAGGACCCGGTTTTCGCCGGCGGCTGCTATGTCCACGTGCAGAAGTACGTCCACGCCATGGCGTCGTGGGAGGCGCTGTCGGTCACCGAGCAGGAGCGGGTGATCGGCCGCACCAAACTCGAGGACATCGAGCTCGCCGACGACGTGAAACCCGCCAATTCCCATGTGGCACTGAATGTCATCGAGGACGCCGAGGGCAATGAGCTCAAGATCGTGCGGGCCAACATGCCGTTCGGTGAAGTGGGCAAGGGTGAGTACGGCACGTACTACATCGGCTACTCGCGGTCGCCGACGGTGACCGAGAAGATGCTGGAGAACATGTTCATCGGCGACCCGCCGGGCAACACCGACCGCATCCTCGAGTTCTCCACCGCGCTCACCGGCTGCCTGTTCTTCACCCCCACCGTCGACTTCCTCAACAACCCTCCACCGCTGCCGGGTACTGAGGCGGCAACGGCTCCCCCGGCACCGACCACCTCTCCCGACGGCTCCCTGGCGATCGGCAGTCTGAAAGGACGATCCTGA